The following proteins come from a genomic window of Halictus rubicundus isolate RS-2024b chromosome 8, iyHalRubi1_principal, whole genome shotgun sequence:
- the LOC143356623 gene encoding acid phosphatase type 7, giving the protein MAALIFALAILSSISSVFCNVIYYQPEAVHIAYGDNIHDIVVTWSTKSDTKESIVEYGIGGYILTASGNATLFTDGGKQKHKQYIHRVWLRNLTPNSKYTYHCGSKYGWSNAFYMRTAPEDSAEWSPQIVIFGDMGNENAQSLGRLQEEAQRGLYDTAIHVGDFAYDMDTDNARVGDEFMKQIEGVAAYLPYMTVPGNHEEKYNFSNYRSRFSMPGDSEGLWYSFNVGPVHFIAIETEAYYFMNYGLKQLVKQYQWLEKDLEEANKPMNREKRPWIVTYGHRPMYCSNANADDCTNHQSLVRVGLPFFNWFGLEDLFYKHRVDLLLWAHEHSYERMWPMYNFKVQNGSYEEPYKNYKAPVHIVTGSAGCKEGREKFVPHKPEWSAYRSSDYGYTRMKAYNRTHLYLEQVSDDKDGAVLDQVWLIKDEIFPAYNIDHLANKL; this is encoded by the exons ATGGCTGCGCTCATCTTTGCACTTGCAATTTTGTCGTCGATCTCTAGTgtattttgtaatgtaatttATTATCAACCGGAAGCCGTACATATCGCTTATGGAG ATAACATTCATGACATTGTTGTCAcatggagcactaaaagcgacacAAAAGAATCTATAGTGGAATACGGAATAGGAGGATACATTCTGACTGCCAGTGGAAATGCCACCCTATTTACCGATGGTGGGAAACAAAAACATAAGCAATATATCCACAGAGTATGGCTGAGAAATTTGACACCAAATAGCAAATACA cGTACCACTGCGGCAGCAAATATGGGTGGTCAAATGCTTTCTACATGAGAACCGCTCCAGAGGATTCTGCAGAGTGGTCACCGCAAATCGTTATTTTTGGTGATATGGGTAACGAGAATGCTCAAAGCTTAGGAAGGCTACAGGAAGAAGCACAGCGCGGACTATACGATACAGCAATTCATGTTGGAGATTTTGCGTATGATATGGACACTGACAATGCACGCGTTGGTGATGAATTTATGAAACAAATTGAAGGGGTTGCTGCTTATTTACCTTATATGACAGTACCTGGAAATCATGAAGAGAAATATAATTTTAGTAATTACAG GTCTCGTTTTTCAATGCCAGGTGACAGCGAAGGATTATGGTATAGTTTCAACGTAGGACCTGTTCATTTCATTGCCATTGAGACAGAAGCATATTACTTCATGAACTACGGCTTGAAACAGCTGGTTAAACAGTATCAATGGCTAGAAAAGGATTTAGAAGAAGCCAATAAACCTATGAACAg agAAAAACGACCATGGATAGTAACATATGGACACAGGCCAATGTATTGCAGTAATGCGAACGCGGATGATTGTACGAATCATCAAAGTCTAGTCAGGGTGGGTTTGCCATTTTTCAATTGGTTCGGACTCGAGGATCTCTTTTATAAGCACAGAGTAGATTTGCTACTGTGGGCTCATGAGCATAGCTATGAGCGTATGTGGCCCATGTACAATTTCAAG GTACAAAATGGTAGTTACGAAGAACCGTATAAGAATTACAAGGCACCTGTACACATAGTAACTGGGTCGGCCGGATGCAAGGAAGGTAGAGAAAAGTTCGTCCCGCATAAACCAGAATGGTCTGCATATCGTAGCTCAGATTATGGTTACACAAGGATGAAGGCATATAATCGGACTCATCTATATCTTGAACAG GTGTCTGATGATAAGGATGGTGCCGTGTTGGATCAAGTTTGGCTCATAAAGGACGAGATTTTCCCGGCGTACAATATAGATCACCTTGCAAACAAACTATAG